From a region of the Desulfovibrio legallii genome:
- a CDS encoding glycine zipper domain-containing protein, whose protein sequence is MKKFLMIGLLAALVASGLGCTNMSKTQQGVASGAALGALGGAGVAAIAGGSAGWGALTGAGVGALAGGIIGHEQSKNKSW, encoded by the coding sequence ATGAAAAAATTCCTGATGATTGGCCTTCTGGCCGCGCTGGTAGCCAGCGGTCTGGGCTGCACCAACATGAGCAAAACCCAGCAGGGCGTAGCCAGCGGCGCAGCCCTGGGCGCTTTGGGCGGCGCGGGCGTGGCCGCCATCGCCGGCGGCTCGGCCGGTTGGGGCGCGCTTACCGGCGCAGGCGTGGGCGCGCTGGCCGGCGGCATCATCGGCCACGAGCAAAGCAAGAACAAAAGCTGGTAA
- the galU gene encoding UTP--glucose-1-phosphate uridylyltransferase GalU: MKDIRKVVIPVAGWGTRSLPATKNIPKEMLPIYNKPVIQYVVEEAQRAAIEDVIFVTNRDKSVIEDHFDYNLQLEAVLQRAGKLDKLAEVRRVAEMVNIMSVRQKKQLGLGHAVLCARELVRDDPFAIMVGDDLMFGGVPGIGQLKEVALAENMPVIGVMEVPWEKVSRYGIIDGEEVTPGVYRIKSMVEKPRREDAPSRLAIVGRYVLTPDIFDYLEKVTPGHGGEIQLTDALQAMAQERGMMAVRMTGMRFDAGDWAEFLTANIYFALQDEELRYELLDKLRKIVQFH; encoded by the coding sequence ATGAAGGATATTCGCAAGGTCGTCATCCCCGTGGCCGGATGGGGCACGCGCTCCCTGCCCGCTACCAAGAATATTCCCAAAGAAATGCTGCCCATCTATAACAAGCCCGTCATCCAGTATGTGGTGGAGGAGGCTCAGCGGGCAGCCATTGAAGACGTCATCTTTGTGACCAACCGGGATAAAAGCGTCATCGAGGACCATTTCGACTACAACCTGCAGCTGGAAGCCGTGCTGCAGCGGGCCGGCAAGCTGGACAAGCTGGCCGAAGTGCGCCGCGTGGCGGAAATGGTCAACATCATGTCCGTGCGCCAGAAAAAACAGCTGGGCCTGGGCCATGCCGTACTCTGTGCGCGTGAGCTGGTGCGGGACGACCCCTTTGCCATCATGGTGGGCGACGACCTCATGTTCGGCGGCGTGCCGGGCATCGGTCAGCTCAAAGAAGTGGCCCTGGCGGAAAACATGCCCGTCATTGGCGTCATGGAAGTGCCGTGGGAAAAAGTCAGCCGCTACGGCATCATTGACGGCGAAGAAGTGACCCCAGGCGTCTACCGCATCAAAAGCATGGTGGAAAAGCCCCGGCGCGAGGACGCGCCCTCGCGCCTGGCCATTGTGGGCCGCTACGTGCTTACGCCGGATATTTTTGACTATCTGGAAAAAGTCACGCCCGGCCACGGCGGCGAAATACAGCTTACCGACGCCCTGCAGGCTATGGCCCAGGAAAGAGGTATGATGGCCGTGCGCATGACCGGCATGCGTTTTGACGCCGGCGACTGGGCCGAATTTCTCACGGCCAATATCTACTTTGCCCTGCAGGATGAGGAACTGCGCTACGAACTGCTGGACAAACTGCGCAAGATCGTGCAGTTCCACTGA
- a CDS encoding ABC transporter permease: protein MKKSLWIQQLMALVGKEFQQIVRDPSSYLVAGVLPFIFLLLFGYGITLDAGVLRLAVLDQSGGRHALSLAADFAHSPWFATRPVGDMDTAAEYMRDSVVQGVLVIRQDFDAVLERGGTGVLQVLVDGTEPNTAQYIQSYSQGLITAWQAATLGSGAAAPVSLEPRFWYNPAAKSVQFLVPGAITVIMTLIGTLLTSLVFAREWERGTMEAMFATPVSRMQLLLGKLIPYFCMGMFSMALCAVAAVTLFAVPFRGSVAALLLLSSVFMCSALGQGLFISVTLRGQLVAAEAGLFSGFLPALLLSGFVFDISSMPLALRVLTRLLPVSYFNTCLRTLFLTGDVWAVFLPSLAFMGLLAVVLLGLVYKNLVKRLDV, encoded by the coding sequence ATGAAAAAATCTTTGTGGATACAGCAGCTTATGGCCCTGGTGGGCAAGGAATTTCAGCAGATAGTGCGGGATCCTTCCTCCTATCTGGTGGCCGGGGTGCTGCCTTTCATCTTTCTGCTTTTGTTCGGCTACGGCATCACCCTGGACGCGGGCGTGCTGCGTCTGGCCGTGCTGGACCAGAGCGGCGGCCGCCACGCCCTCAGCCTGGCGGCGGATTTTGCCCATTCCCCCTGGTTTGCCACCCGCCCGGTGGGGGATATGGACACGGCTGCGGAGTACATGCGCGATTCTGTAGTGCAGGGCGTGCTGGTCATCCGCCAGGATTTCGACGCCGTCCTGGAGCGCGGCGGCACTGGGGTGCTGCAGGTGCTGGTGGACGGCACGGAGCCCAACACGGCCCAATACATCCAGAGCTACAGTCAGGGCCTGATCACAGCCTGGCAGGCCGCAACCCTGGGCAGCGGCGCGGCCGCACCCGTCAGCCTGGAGCCGCGCTTCTGGTATAATCCGGCGGCCAAGAGCGTGCAGTTTCTGGTGCCGGGGGCCATTACGGTGATCATGACCCTCATCGGCACCCTGCTGACCTCCCTGGTTTTTGCCCGCGAGTGGGAGCGCGGCACCATGGAGGCCATGTTCGCCACGCCCGTAAGCCGCATGCAGCTTTTGCTGGGCAAGCTCATTCCCTATTTCTGCATGGGCATGTTCAGCATGGCCCTCTGCGCCGTGGCGGCGGTGACCCTGTTTGCTGTGCCCTTTCGCGGTTCCGTAGCGGCGCTGCTGCTGCTGTCTTCCGTCTTCATGTGCAGTGCCCTGGGCCAGGGGCTGTTCATTTCCGTCACCTTGCGTGGGCAGCTGGTGGCCGCCGAGGCCGGGCTGTTTTCCGGCTTCCTGCCAGCGCTGCTGCTCTCCGGCTTTGTGTTTGACATCAGCAGCATGCCCCTGGCCCTGCGCGTTCTTACCCGGCTTCTGCCCGTCAGCTACTTCAACACCTGTCTGCGCACGCTCTTCCTGACCGGAGACGTGTGGGCCGTGTTTCTGCCCAGTCTGGCCTTTATGGGGCTGCTGGCCGTTGTGCTGTTGGGGCTGGTCTACAAAAATCTGGTCAAGCGCCTGGACGTGTGA
- a CDS encoding outer membrane protein, translating into MLKRMLLVAGLMVALASPALAETNGVYVGLKFLDSIQSTGSVSKSSGISSVFDVDNYTQNTVGGGIYVGYDFYPQNQVPVRTEIEYAIRTNSTTTWDLNDTAKVAVNSFAKSKGADTADASLKGEWNLQTLFLNAYWDFHNDTAFTPYIGGGIGLGFLRTKYELEVAASAHGQTASISDSFSETHTVFAWNAGAGCSYAFNENFSADLAYRFVGLSYSETEKNLLGSKEKIGMAPYANEFSLGLRYTF; encoded by the coding sequence ATGCTCAAGAGGATGCTTCTTGTGGCGGGCCTGATGGTGGCCCTGGCCAGCCCGGCCCTGGCGGAAACCAACGGCGTGTATGTGGGGCTGAAATTCCTGGATTCCATCCAGAGCACGGGCTCTGTATCCAAAAGTTCAGGAATTTCCAGTGTCTTCGATGTGGACAACTATACCCAGAACACCGTGGGCGGCGGCATTTATGTGGGTTATGATTTTTACCCGCAGAACCAGGTGCCCGTGCGTACGGAAATTGAGTACGCCATCCGCACCAACAGCACCACCACCTGGGATCTGAACGACACCGCCAAGGTTGCGGTGAATAGTTTTGCAAAAAGCAAGGGAGCCGATACAGCCGACGCCAGTCTGAAGGGCGAATGGAACCTGCAGACCCTGTTCCTTAATGCCTACTGGGACTTCCACAACGACACGGCCTTCACCCCCTATATCGGCGGCGGCATCGGCCTGGGTTTTTTGCGCACCAAGTACGAGCTTGAGGTTGCGGCGTCAGCTCACGGGCAGACGGCTAGCATCAGCGACAGCTTTAGCGAGACCCACACCGTGTTCGCCTGGAACGCCGGGGCGGGCTGCTCCTACGCCTTCAACGAAAACTTCTCCGCCGACCTGGCCTACCGTTTTGTGGGTCTGAGCTACAGCGAAACAGAAAAAAACCTTTTGGGCAGTAAAGAAAAAATCGGCATGGCGCCCTACGCCAACGAATTCAGCCTGGGCCTGCGGTACACCTTCTAG
- a CDS encoding OmpP1/FadL family transporter has product MRGLRACVLGLALVLCCASGVLAEGFALNEWSARGVSLAGGMVGRANDPSALAYNAAGITQLPGTQVMGGFAFIAPYGSIEADMQDGSRHTTFTKPAIWTAPHAYLTQQLNDRVWLGLAAFSRFGLGNSFSGNWDGRYSVYDVGVQTFSFVPTLAVKLNDVFSVSAGVEAMYAHMYMGNKIPTVTPTLEKYDNDMQLEGTGWGMGAQFGLHMRLSDQWSVGLSYKSQVTMRLDGDVEFGRHDQNMLVKMGQHLPAARDCSANTTLQLPDSAALGIAYKPLDNLSFEVGAVWTRWSTYNALNIYMDNGYSSVNNKEWRDGWNFNASVEYRPLDWWTLRAGFAYETPVLNEDHADYIMPVNGRQMLSLGTGFAWNNWTLDLAYAHFWINSTDYDRTDASGIRNQLSGISGGQSKNVAANVYMVSLAYAF; this is encoded by the coding sequence ATGCGGGGTCTGCGCGCGTGTGTTTTGGGCCTGGCGCTGGTGTTGTGCTGCGCGTCCGGGGTGTTGGCAGAGGGCTTTGCCCTTAACGAATGGAGCGCCAGGGGCGTTTCCTTGGCTGGCGGCATGGTGGGGCGGGCCAACGACCCTTCGGCCCTGGCCTACAATGCGGCGGGCATCACCCAGTTGCCCGGCACCCAGGTCATGGGCGGCTTTGCCTTTATTGCGCCGTACGGCAGCATTGAAGCCGACATGCAGGACGGCAGCCGGCACACCACCTTTACCAAGCCGGCCATCTGGACCGCCCCCCACGCCTACCTGACCCAGCAGCTTAACGACCGGGTCTGGCTGGGGCTGGCGGCCTTTTCACGCTTCGGCCTGGGCAACAGCTTTTCCGGCAACTGGGACGGCCGCTACAGTGTGTACGACGTGGGCGTGCAGACCTTTTCCTTTGTGCCTACCCTGGCCGTAAAGCTCAACGACGTGTTTTCCGTTTCCGCCGGGGTGGAAGCCATGTACGCCCACATGTACATGGGCAACAAAATCCCCACAGTTACCCCCACCCTCGAAAAGTATGACAACGACATGCAGCTGGAAGGCACCGGCTGGGGCATGGGCGCGCAGTTCGGCCTGCACATGCGCCTCAGCGACCAGTGGTCTGTGGGCCTGAGCTACAAAAGCCAGGTGACCATGCGCCTGGACGGCGATGTGGAATTTGGCCGCCATGACCAGAACATGCTTGTCAAAATGGGCCAGCACCTGCCCGCCGCCAGGGATTGCTCGGCCAACACGACCTTACAGCTGCCCGACTCCGCCGCCCTGGGCATTGCCTACAAGCCCCTGGACAATCTGAGCTTTGAGGTGGGCGCGGTGTGGACGCGCTGGTCCACCTACAACGCCCTGAATATCTACATGGACAACGGGTACAGCTCCGTCAACAACAAGGAATGGCGGGACGGCTGGAACTTCAACGCCAGCGTGGAATACCGCCCCCTGGACTGGTGGACCCTGCGGGCCGGTTTCGCCTACGAAACGCCGGTGCTCAACGAAGACCACGCAGACTACATCATGCCCGTCAACGGCCGCCAGATGCTCAGCCTGGGCACGGGCTTTGCCTGGAACAACTGGACCCTGGATCTGGCCTACGCCCACTTCTGGATCAACAGTACGGACTACGACCGCACCGATGCAAGCGGCATTCGCAACCAGCTTTCCGGCATCAGCGGGGGGCAATCCAAAAATGTTGCGGCCAATGTCTATATGGTTTCACTGGCGTATGCCTTCTAG
- a CDS encoding outer membrane protein: MKRIIAALALVLTLALPGMAAAEGTGMYLAPKFLMSIQSTGNTERTDALAGSGVDSYSQFTLGGAFALGYDFWPQQMLPLRAEIEFALRGNNEKTWSDGGQYINEVKGTWNSSTLFANLFWDFHNDTAFTPYVGAGLGMAFNYVGYDFTDNNGNKFSADDRFTNFAWNVGAGVAYNFNENFAVDASYRFVGLGYNEVSATSNGRKYEIGNRPYNNEFMVGLRFAF; this comes from the coding sequence ATGAAACGCATTATCGCCGCACTGGCGCTTGTATTGACCCTGGCCCTGCCGGGCATGGCCGCTGCCGAAGGTACGGGCATGTATCTGGCTCCCAAATTTCTTATGAGCATCCAGAGCACCGGCAACACGGAGCGCACAGACGCCCTGGCCGGCTCTGGCGTGGACAGCTACAGCCAGTTCACCCTGGGCGGCGCTTTTGCCCTGGGCTATGACTTCTGGCCCCAGCAGATGCTGCCCCTGCGCGCGGAAATTGAATTCGCCCTGCGCGGCAACAATGAAAAAACCTGGAGCGACGGCGGCCAGTACATCAACGAGGTGAAGGGCACCTGGAACAGCTCCACCCTCTTTGCCAACCTGTTCTGGGATTTCCACAACGACACGGCCTTCACCCCCTATGTGGGCGCCGGTCTGGGTATGGCCTTCAACTACGTGGGCTATGATTTCACCGACAACAACGGCAACAAGTTTTCCGCCGACGACCGCTTCACCAACTTCGCCTGGAATGTGGGCGCGGGCGTGGCCTACAATTTCAATGAAAACTTCGCCGTCGATGCTTCCTACCGCTTTGTGGGCCTGGGCTACAACGAAGTGAGCGCCACTTCCAACGGCCGTAAGTACGAAATCGGCAACCGTCCCTACAACAACGAATTTATGGTGGGCCTGCGCTTCGCGTTTTAA
- the priA gene encoding replication restart helicase PriA — MYATVALLSPPYASLSYSLPTEFPVEFWKPGLRVAAPLGRGALRAAVLLETSAQIDLPPGVVCKDLCWPLEPAPLLAPDLLALAQDLARRQGLTPGSILGHVLPLGLRKTGVRLHCLHQGRAAVWPLARLRAADQETRAELAQALLSNAARLLPPGTDAASEELCLLRVDPPWPVRPAASRQIAVLEYLHAHGAVCRRQLLRNLGQQAAPALRSLIEAGHVALEREEAEDPTDALEQSLLPPPPAPFSLNADQTAALDNLLSALRAEAPASRLLFGVTGSGKTAVYLELAKACLAAGKSLLLLAPEVALAHKLRRDAACALPGAPLYFHHGYQTPTRREATFRQLAERKDPCLVVGTRSALFLPVPRLGCIVLDEEHDGSFKQEESLAYQAKEVAWFRAAQNRGLLVLGSATPDLKTFYAAETGRLPLLRLPRRVGGRDLPPVDLVDIGSLAPAAGQSPLAPASEEALRATLARGEQAVVLLNRRGYAPLMYCLDCSRVLRCPQCEIGLTYHKGLERLVCHYCGYSLPFPTPCPHCGGTDYLPLGEGTERLAERLGVLAGGPVLRLDRDSTRRPGRMEEILAAFARQEAPILVGTQMLSKGHHFPQVTLVVVADADLGLNLPDYRAAERTFQLLVQSAGRAGRGEKPGRVLIQTRDVSHYCWQFVRTADYEGFYAEELARRRLRRYPPFVRLALVRISFAREAQEGPQALNAVAAAMRGRARELGVQMLGPAPAPLALLRGRKRFSCLLKAQDWQALRQVFFFARQQKAAAHLRLFLDLDPVNML, encoded by the coding sequence ATGTACGCCACCGTCGCCCTGTTGAGCCCGCCCTACGCCAGTCTGAGCTACAGCCTGCCGACGGAATTTCCCGTGGAATTCTGGAAGCCGGGCCTGCGCGTGGCCGCGCCCCTGGGCCGGGGCGCCCTACGGGCCGCCGTGCTGCTGGAAACCAGCGCGCAGATCGACCTGCCGCCGGGCGTTGTCTGCAAAGACCTGTGCTGGCCTCTGGAGCCCGCCCCGCTGCTCGCGCCGGATTTGCTGGCCCTGGCCCAGGACCTGGCCCGTCGGCAAGGGCTAACGCCCGGCAGTATTCTGGGGCATGTGCTGCCCCTGGGCCTGCGCAAGACGGGCGTGCGCCTGCACTGCCTGCACCAAGGCCGGGCAGCGGTCTGGCCTCTGGCGCGCCTGCGTGCGGCAGACCAGGAAACCAGGGCAGAGCTGGCCCAGGCCCTGCTTTCCAACGCGGCCCGCCTGCTGCCGCCGGGCACGGACGCGGCCAGCGAAGAACTCTGCCTGCTGCGCGTGGACCCGCCCTGGCCCGTGCGCCCCGCCGCCTCCCGCCAGATCGCCGTGCTGGAATACCTGCACGCCCACGGCGCCGTGTGCCGCCGACAACTGCTCCGCAACCTGGGCCAGCAGGCCGCCCCGGCCCTGCGCAGCCTCATTGAGGCCGGGCATGTGGCGCTGGAGCGAGAGGAGGCCGAAGACCCCACGGACGCCCTGGAACAGTCCCTGCTGCCGCCGCCTCCGGCCCCGTTCAGCCTCAATGCGGACCAGACCGCCGCCCTCGACAACCTGCTGTCGGCCCTGCGCGCGGAGGCCCCGGCTTCACGCCTGCTGTTCGGCGTAACAGGCAGCGGCAAGACGGCCGTGTATCTGGAGCTGGCCAAGGCCTGCCTGGCTGCCGGCAAAAGTCTGCTGCTGCTGGCTCCGGAGGTGGCCCTGGCCCACAAGCTGCGGCGGGACGCGGCCTGCGCCCTGCCGGGAGCGCCCCTCTACTTCCACCACGGCTACCAGACCCCAACGCGACGGGAGGCCACCTTCCGCCAGCTGGCCGAACGCAAGGATCCCTGCCTGGTGGTGGGCACGCGCTCGGCCCTGTTTCTGCCCGTGCCCCGGCTGGGCTGCATTGTGCTGGACGAAGAACACGACGGCTCCTTTAAGCAGGAAGAAAGCCTGGCTTACCAGGCCAAGGAGGTAGCCTGGTTCCGCGCGGCGCAGAACCGCGGTCTGCTGGTGCTGGGTTCGGCCACGCCGGACCTCAAAACTTTTTACGCGGCGGAAACAGGGCGTCTGCCTTTGCTGCGCCTGCCCCGGCGCGTGGGCGGCAGGGATCTGCCCCCTGTGGACCTGGTGGATATCGGCAGCCTTGCCCCCGCAGCCGGCCAAAGCCCCCTGGCCCCGGCCAGCGAAGAGGCCCTGCGCGCCACCCTGGCCCGGGGGGAACAGGCCGTGGTGCTGCTCAACCGCCGGGGCTACGCGCCCCTCATGTACTGTCTGGACTGCAGCCGCGTGCTGCGCTGCCCGCAGTGCGAAATCGGCCTGACCTACCACAAGGGGCTGGAGCGCCTGGTCTGCCACTACTGCGGCTATAGTCTGCCCTTTCCCACGCCCTGCCCCCACTGCGGCGGCACGGACTATCTGCCCTTGGGCGAGGGCACGGAACGCCTGGCGGAACGCCTGGGCGTACTGGCGGGCGGGCCCGTACTGCGTCTGGATCGGGACAGCACCCGCCGTCCCGGCCGCATGGAAGAAATCCTCGCCGCCTTCGCCCGGCAGGAAGCGCCCATCCTGGTGGGCACGCAAATGCTTTCCAAGGGGCACCACTTTCCGCAGGTGACCCTGGTGGTGGTGGCCGACGCCGACCTGGGCCTGAACCTGCCCGACTACCGCGCGGCAGAGCGCACCTTTCAGCTGCTGGTGCAGTCCGCCGGGCGGGCCGGCCGGGGAGAAAAACCCGGCCGCGTGCTCATCCAGACCCGCGACGTAAGCCACTACTGCTGGCAGTTTGTGCGCACGGCGGATTACGAAGGCTTTTATGCGGAAGAGCTGGCCCGCCGACGGCTGCGGCGCTACCCGCCCTTTGTACGTCTGGCTCTGGTGCGCATTTCCTTTGCCAGGGAGGCGCAAGAGGGCCCCCAGGCCCTGAATGCCGTGGCCGCCGCCATGCGCGGCAGGGCCAGGGAACTGGGCGTGCAGATGCTGGGCCCCGCACCCGCGCCCCTGGCCCTGCTGCGCGGACGCAAGCGCTTCTCCTGCCTGCTGAAAGCGCAGGACTGGCAAGCGCTGCGTCAGGTCTTTTTTTTCGCGCGGCAACAAAAAGCAGCCGCGCACCTGCGACTTTTTCTTGACCTTGATCCCGTAAATATGTTGTGA
- a CDS encoding ABC transporter permease codes for MAVFSLPRLNWRRMLTIVRKELLVLFCNRVSRTLIIVPPLLQIVAFGWAATLEVRNVDVAVLNQDNGRWSREIVRRIQGSPTFRSVSFLEGEAHIRPVMEQQRALFILVFDQEFSRRIERGEPATVQAILDGRRSNAAQIAAYYLERLLRPVALDTPLGQEARKAAAPDLDVRVRCWFNPNLEFQWFFLPNLIGMLSFMLGLVVTGLSVAREREVGTFDQLLVSPATATEIALAKLVPGCLVGLAHGTIFLIISVFGFGVPFTGSLVLLYLGMLAFAVASGGMGLMVSSLSATQQQAFLGAFTVGVPCILISGAVTPINNMPVFLQYASQINPMRHFTAIVQGVFLKDITVLAAMTHLGKIILISAVAVAVAVRMFKRRT; via the coding sequence ATGGCCGTCTTTTCCCTTCCCCGGCTCAACTGGCGGCGCATGCTCACCATTGTGCGCAAGGAACTGCTGGTGCTGTTTTGCAACCGGGTTTCCCGCACCCTGATCATTGTGCCGCCCCTGCTGCAGATCGTGGCCTTTGGCTGGGCCGCCACCCTGGAAGTGCGCAATGTGGACGTGGCCGTGCTGAACCAGGACAACGGCCGCTGGAGCCGGGAAATCGTCCGCCGCATTCAGGGCTCGCCCACCTTCCGCAGTGTGAGCTTTCTGGAAGGGGAGGCGCACATCCGCCCGGTCATGGAGCAGCAGCGGGCCCTGTTCATCCTGGTCTTTGACCAGGAGTTTTCCCGCCGCATTGAAAGGGGCGAACCGGCCACGGTGCAGGCCATCCTGGACGGCCGCCGCTCCAACGCCGCGCAGATCGCCGCCTACTACCTGGAGCGGCTGCTGCGCCCCGTGGCCCTGGATACGCCCCTGGGCCAGGAAGCCCGCAAAGCCGCAGCCCCGGACCTGGACGTGCGCGTGCGCTGCTGGTTCAACCCTAACCTGGAGTTCCAGTGGTTTTTTCTGCCCAACCTCATCGGCATGCTGAGTTTTATGCTGGGGCTGGTGGTTACGGGACTTTCCGTGGCGCGGGAGCGGGAGGTGGGCACCTTTGACCAACTGCTGGTTTCGCCCGCCACCGCCACGGAAATCGCCCTGGCCAAACTGGTGCCCGGTTGCCTGGTGGGGCTGGCCCACGGCACCATTTTCCTGATCATTTCCGTGTTTGGCTTTGGCGTGCCTTTTACCGGCTCCCTGGTGCTGCTGTACCTGGGCATGCTGGCCTTTGCCGTGGCCTCCGGCGGTATGGGGCTGATGGTTTCCTCCCTTTCGGCCACGCAACAGCAGGCTTTTCTGGGGGCCTTTACCGTGGGCGTGCCCTGTATTCTTATTTCCGGCGCGGTTACGCCCATCAACAATATGCCCGTATTTCTGCAGTACGCCAGCCAGATCAACCCCATGCGTCACTTTACCGCCATTGTGCAAGGGGTGTTTCTGAAGGATATTACCGTGCTGGCCGCCATGACGCATCTGGGCAAGATCATTCTTATCAGCGCCGTGGCTGTGGCCGTAGCTGTGCGTATGTTCAAACGGCGAACATAG
- a CDS encoding ATP-binding cassette domain-containing protein — translation MADATGPTAAAGAVSPSTVFAVRLEGLTMRFGRGRQAVTALDRINAVAPAGRITGLVGPDAAGKTTLMRILAGLMPPTAGSVRIFGQEPQALLRAQPNSIGYMPQRFGLYEDISVLANLRLHASLRGLTGAAREALFARLLDFTALAPFTERLAGRLSGGMKQKLGIACALLGAPRLLLLDEPGVGVDPQSRRELWRMVQDLSRDGMTVVWSTAYLDEAARCPTVIMLDRGGVLYAGPPEELTARTVGRVFLLRTPPGLHRTALAQWSMRPGVEDALIQGARLRLVLAADAPPALREEVLAQGGEPAPPRLEDAYMSALGGISQQPSPYARPSAATAEGPAAPTGGARAAGTPQDHSVGTAGAAAAPRIAARRLTKRFGSFVAARDITFDVRAGEIFGLLGPNGAGKSTTFRMLCGLSRPTSGDCAVDGVDLLTAGSAARSRLGYMAQKFSLYPDIPVAENIKIFAELYGLDRERRKALLPVLARALELEDYLHSRTGALPLGQKQRLALLCATLHQPPVLFLDEPTSGVDARTRRDFWKHITAMTAAGASVLVTTHFMEEAEYCDRIALIYRGAMISMGTPDALKAACPGLQDPTLEEAFIASIERYDKEHPQ, via the coding sequence CCGTGACGGCCCTTGACCGCATCAACGCCGTGGCGCCCGCCGGGCGCATTACGGGCCTGGTGGGGCCGGACGCGGCGGGCAAGACCACCCTTATGCGCATTCTGGCCGGGCTCATGCCGCCCACTGCCGGCAGCGTGCGCATCTTCGGGCAGGAGCCGCAGGCCCTGTTGCGGGCGCAGCCCAACAGCATCGGCTACATGCCCCAGCGTTTCGGCCTGTATGAGGATATTTCCGTTCTGGCCAATTTGCGGCTGCACGCCAGCCTGCGCGGCCTGACCGGCGCAGCGCGGGAGGCGCTTTTTGCCCGGCTGCTGGACTTTACCGCCCTTGCCCCGTTTACGGAGCGGCTGGCCGGGCGGCTTTCCGGCGGCATGAAGCAGAAGCTGGGCATTGCCTGCGCCTTGCTGGGCGCGCCTCGCCTGCTTTTGCTGGACGAACCCGGCGTGGGCGTGGACCCCCAGTCCCGCCGGGAGCTCTGGCGTATGGTGCAGGATTTGAGCCGCGACGGCATGACCGTAGTCTGGTCCACGGCCTATCTGGACGAGGCCGCGCGCTGCCCCACCGTCATCATGCTGGACCGTGGCGGCGTGCTCTATGCCGGGCCGCCGGAGGAACTCACCGCCAGGACTGTCGGCCGGGTTTTTCTGCTCCGGACGCCGCCGGGGCTGCACCGCACGGCCTTGGCGCAATGGAGCATGCGTCCGGGCGTGGAGGACGCGCTGATCCAGGGCGCCCGTCTGCGTCTGGTGTTGGCCGCTGACGCGCCTCCGGCCCTGCGTGAGGAAGTGCTGGCCCAGGGCGGCGAGCCCGCGCCCCCGCGCCTGGAGGACGCCTACATGAGCGCTCTGGGCGGCATCAGCCAGCAACCTTCGCCTTACGCCCGGCCATCGGCCGCGACGGCGGAAGGCCCCGCGGCCCCCACTGGCGGCGCGCGTGCCGCGGGGACGCCGCAAGACCACAGCGTCGGGACCGCAGGGGCGGCCGCCGCGCCGCGCATCGCCGCCCGCCGTCTGACCAAGCGCTTCGGCAGCTTTGTGGCCGCGCGGGACATTACCTTTGACGTACGCGCGGGCGAAATTTTTGGCCTGCTGGGTCCCAACGGCGCGGGCAAATCTACCACCTTCCGCATGCTCTGCGGCCTGTCGCGGCCCACCTCCGGGGACTGCGCCGTGGACGGCGTGGACCTGCTCACCGCCGGCAGCGCGGCGCGTTCGCGGCTGGGCTACATGGCCCAGAAGTTTTCGCTGTATCCGGACATACCCGTGGCGGAAAACATCAAAATTTTTGCCGAGCTCTACGGTCTGGACCGAGAGCGCCGCAAGGCCCTGTTGCCCGTGCTGGCCCGCGCCCTGGAGCTGGAGGACTATCTGCACAGCCGCACGGGCGCTTTGCCCTTGGGGCAGAAGCAGCGGCTGGCCCTGCTTTGCGCTACCCTGCACCAGCCCCCGGTGCTCTTTCTGGACGAACCCACTTCCGGCGTGGACGCGCGCACCCGCCGCGATTTCTGGAAGCATATCACGGCTATGACCGCCGCCGGAGCCTCGGTGCTGGTGACCACCCACTTCATGGAGGAGGCCGAATACTGTGACCGCATTGCCCTCATCTACAGGGGGGCCATGATCAGCATGGGCACGCCGGACGCGCTTAAGGCCGCCTGCCCCGGCCTGCAGGACCCGACCCTGGAGGAGGCCTTTATCGCCAGTATTGAGCGTTACGACAAGGAGCACCCCCAATAA